GGCTCCTGAACGACCTGTTCGGGATTCAGGCGCGGGGCGGCTGTGCCTGCGCCGGGCCGTACGGCCACGCCCTGCTGGCCATTGACGATGCCCGCAGCGTCCGTTACGAGCAGTGCATCCTGGGGAATCTGAACGGCCTGAAACCGGGCTGGACGCGCCTGAACCTGGCGCCCTGGGCAACGGACGAGGAGGTGGAGTTCCTGCTCGCGGCCACCGAGTTCATCGCGGCCTATGGGGAACGGTTCCTGCCGCTCTACACGCTGGACTGGCACAGCGGCGCGTGGAGCCACCCGCAGGACGGGGCACCCGCCGACCTCTTCGGGGAGACCTTCCCCGAGCGGGAGGAAGGCCCGGTCCCCTACGCCGACTATCTGGCGCAGGCCCAGGCGCTGGCGACCACCCTGGAAGTAGGAGAGGGGCGGCCTCTTCCGGAGGGGGTGCCCCAGGATCTGGTCTTCTTCACGTATTGAGGGGCCGGGCCGGAGGCCGTGACGCCCGGGGCGGGCGAACGGCTAGAATGCCTAACGAGCGTTTGCTAGACATATGTTGCCTGGAGAAAAGGCAGAGGCTGCCAGTGGGCGGCATTCTGCCCCGGCGCTCAGGAGGCCCCAATGATTCAGCCGTTCACGTCTGACCCCTTGCAGTGGGTCGCAGAAGACGGCCGTCCAATCCGGGAACTGCCCGCCCGCTTCACCCCCGGGGTGCTGCGTGACCTGTACCGCGAGATGGTGCGGGCGCGGGAGTTCGACAAGAAACTCGTCACCCTGCTGCGGCAGGGCCGCACGACCTTCTACGCGCAGGCCAGCGGCATGGAGGCCACCCAGGTCGGCCTGGCCCGCTCCATCCGGGCCGGGCACGACTGGGTCTGGCCGTATTACCGCGACCACGCGCTGGCGCTGGCGCTGGGCGTGCCGATGCTGGACCTGGTCAGCCAGTGCCTCGGCACCAATTCCGACCTGTGCCGGGGCCGCCAGATGCCCCACCACTTCGGGGCGGCGCGGCAGAATCTGGTGTCCATCAGTTCGTCTATCGCGTCGCAGGTGCCGCCTGCCGCGGGAAACGCGATGGCGCAGAAGTACCTCGGCGTGGACGAGATCACCGTCTGCACCTTCGGGGACGGCGCGACCAGCGAGGGCGACTGGCACGCGGGCATGAACATGGCGGGCGCGGCCCAGGCGCCCTGCCTTTTCGTCTGCGAGAACAACCAGTGGGCGATCAGCACCAACCTGCGTGCCCAGACGGCCAGCGAGAACATCCACATCAAGGCCAAGGCTTACGGGATGCCGGGCTACTACGTGGACGGCAACGACATCGTGGCGGTGATCGAAGTGCTGTCGCAGGTGGCCGAACAGGTGCGCGCCGGAAACGGTCCCGCCCTGGTCGAATGCCTGACCTACCGCATCGGTTCGCACAGCAACGCCGACGCCGACGCCGAGAAGAACTACCGCACGCGTGAGGAAGTGAACGCCTGGCTGGCGCGTGATCCTATCGTGCGCGTGGAGCGGCTGCTGGACCATCTGGGCGCTCCCGTGAGTGCCGAGGAACGCGCCGACCTGATCAGCGCGGCCCACCGCGAGGTGGACGAGGCCGTGCTGAAGGCGGAGGCCAGCGGGCAACCCGACTGGCGGATCATGTTCGAAGACGTGTACGCGGACCTGCCGGTCCATCTGCGCGAGCAGGCCGCCTTCCTGCGCGCCGAGCAAGAGGGGGTGCAGGCATGACGGCCACCCAGTCCAAACCGGCGGCCAGCGGCAGCGCCGGGGAAACGCGCACCCTGACCCTGATCCAGGCGATCACCGAGGCCATGCAGGAGGAACTCGCCCGCGACGAGCGCGTGGTCGTGTTCGGGGAGGACGTGGGGGCACGCGGCGGCGTGTTCCTGGCGACGGCGGGCTTGCAGGAACAGTTCGGCCAGAAGCGCGTTTTCGATACCCCGCTCTCCGAGGCGAGCATCGTCGGGGCAGCGGTCGGGATGGCGGTGCGCGGTCTGCGCCCCATCGCCGAAATCCAGTTCGCGGACTACATGGGGCCGGGCTTCGACCAGATCATCAGCCAGGCGGCCAAGATTCGTTACCGCAGCGGCGGGCAGTTCAGCGCGCCCCTGGTGATCCGCACGCCCTCCGGCGGCGGCGTGAAGGGCGGGCACCACCACAGCCAGAGCCCCGAGAGCTACTTCACGCACACCCCCGGCCTCAAGGTCGTGATGCCCAGCACCCCCTACGACGCCAAAGGGCTGCTGAAGGCCGCCGTGCGCGGGGGCGACCCGGTGATCTACTTCGAACCCAAGCGCCTCTACCGCGCCGTGAAGGGCCAGGTGCCGACCCACGACTACACGGTCGAACTCGGCAAGGGCGCCGTGCGCCGCGAGGGGACCGACCTGACCATCATCGGCTACGGCGGCGTGATGCCCGACGCCGAGAAGGCTGCCCAAGCGCTGGCCGCCGAGGGCGTGCAGGCGGAAGTCATCGACCTGCGCTCGCTGGTTCCCTGGGACCGCGACCTGGTGCTAACCAGTGTGGCCAAGACTGGCCGCGCGGTGCTGGTCAGCGAGGCCCCGCGCACCTCGAACTTCATGGGCGAGGTGGCGTACGTGATTCAGGAGCACCTGTTCGACCAGCTCCTCGCGCCGGTCATGCAGGTCGCGGGCTTCGACACGCCGTACCCTTACGTGCAGGACAAGGTGTACCTCCCCGGCGCGAACCGGATCGCGGCGGCCTGCGTGCGGGCGCTGAACTACTGACGCCCCGCATGAAACCCGACTTCCTGCGTCCCCTGCTCGGCCTCCTCGGCCTGGCCATCGGCTTCGGCGTGTACCCGCTCGCGGAGCGTGCGCCGCAGCCCTGGCCGGGCGTGCTGATCGGCGCGATGTTCGTGTTGCTGGGCGTGGGCGCCTGGCTCTACGCGCGGGGCGAACGCTGGATTCAGGTGCTGGGCGCCGCGCTGCTGGTCTACGGCCTCCTCCGAATGTTTCTCATCCGCTGACGGCTGATCGCTGAAAGCGGACAGCTTCTCCCACCCACGAGGTCCCGAATGAAAGAAGTGCTCCTGCCCGAACTCGCCGAGAGCGTGGTCGAGGGCGAAATCCTGAAGTGGCTGGTGCAGGAGGGCGAGACGGTCGCCCTGGAACAGCCCCTCTGCGAAGTGATGACCGACAAGGTCACGGTCGAACTCCCCAGCCCCTTCGCGGGCGTTCTGGAGCGGCGGCTGGCCCAGGAGGGCGACGTGGTGGCCGTCCACGCCCCCATCGCCCTGATCGCTGAACCCGGCGAGGCGGCCCGTGGGGGAGGGGAGAGCGTTCACAACGCGGCGGCCAGCACGGCCCCCAGCGCCACCCAGGCCATTCAGGAAACGGGCGAGAATCCCACCACCACCGACGCCACTCTGCCGACCCAGGCCGCCGAGGAACGCGAGCAGGTCGGCGGCAGCATCGTGGAGGCCGGGCACGCGGCCGCGAAGAGTGACGACGATGCGAGCCTCTTCAAGGCCTTTTCCTCCGACGAGACGGTGAAGGTGCAGGGCCTGGGGACACGGGGCGCCAGCAGCGGGGGAACGGCGGTCCTGACCCGCCCCGCCCAGACCAGCGCGCCCGTCCGCCCGGATGGCCGCGTCCTCGCCGTGCCCGCCGCCCGCCAGTTGGCCCGCGAACTCGGCGTGGAGCTGGCGCAGGTCCAGGGGAGCGGTCCCAACGGGCGCGTGCGCGTTCAGGACGTGCTGGCGCACCAGCAGGGCCAGCAGGCGGCTCCGACTCCCGCACCCCAGGCGGCCCCCGTGTCTCCGGAGCCTCAACCTACCCCCGCGCCTGCCGCCAGGGGCGCCGGTGGAATGCCCGTCCCACCCGTGCAGTACCGCACCCCGAAGGGCTACGAGCATCTGGAAGACCGGGTGCCGCTGCGGGGAATGCGCCGCGCGATCTCCAACCAGATGCAGGCCAGCCACCTCTACACCGTCCGCACGCTGACGGTGGACGAGGTGAACCTGGACAAGCTGGTGGCGTTCCGCAGCCGCGTGAAGGACGAGGCCCTGGCGGCGGGCGTCAAGCTCAGCTACCTGCCCTTCATCTTCAAGGCGGTGGCGGTGGCCCTGCGCAAGTACCCCAGCCTCAACTCCTCCTTCGACGAGGCGACGGGCGACATCGTGATGAAGCGCTACTTCAATATCGGCATGGCGGTCGCGACGGACGCGGGGCTGACGGTGCCGGTGCTGCGCGACGTGAACCGGAAGAGCATCTTCGAGCTGGCGCGGGAGGTCAGTGACCTGGCGGCGCGTGCCCAGGCCGGGAAGCTCACGCCGGACGAGCTGGCGGGCAGCACCTTCAGCGTCACCAACATCGGCTCCATCGGGGCGCTGTTCTCCTTCCCAATCATCAACGTGCCGGACGCCGCCATCCTGGGCGTGCATTCGATTCAGAAGCGCCCCATCGTCAACGAGCAGGGCGAGATCGTGGCCGCGCACATGATGTACCTCTCCCTGAGCTTCGACCACCGGCTGGTGGACGGGGCCGAGGCCGCCCGCTTCTGCAAGGAAGTGATCCGGATGCTGGAGAACCCCGACCGACTGATGCTGGAAGCGATGTAAGAGCCGCCAGCGACCAGCAGCCGCCAGCTTTGAGCCTCTTGCTGGCGGCTGGTCGCTGATCGCTTTGCTTTTTAAACTCTCATCATGGGGGCGTCAGGTTGACCCGGTAGTGTATTTGTTCACAGGACGTGCGCGGCAGTTGCGCGCCTGAAGATTGGATACAGTGACCCCGATGATCCGCATCCGCACCCTCGCGTTCCTGACGCTGCTCGCGCTGGCCTCCCCGGCCCAGGCGCTGAAGCTGATCGTCTGGGACCGCGAACTCCAGACCAAACTGGGGTACGGCGAAACCAGCGGGGGCCGGATGACCGTACAACTCGTGCAGGACTACAGCGGCCCAGTGGTCGCCCTCTTTTCCCGTGAGGAAGACGAGAAGGCCCGCAGCCTCTACCCCAGCCTGCAAAGCCGCTACGACGGCACGCTGAAGGCCGGGCAGCTCACGCTGGACGTTCAGAACACGCCCGTCACGCTGGCCAAGTTCCTGAGCGGCCTGAAGCTGAACCTGGTCCTGCAACCGGTCGGGCAGGTGTTCATCCTGCCGGGCCTGCGGAGCGTGACCGACCCCATCCTCAACCGCACCGACCCAGGAGGCCGCTGAATGCTCGCCCAGATTCTCGTGGTGGAGGACGACCCGCACCTCGGGCCGCTCCTCAAGGACTACCTTTCCGCCGATTACCAGGTCCAGCACGCCGCCACCCTCAGAGACGCGCAGGCGTGGCTGGGCACCCACTCGCCGCAACTGATCCTGCTCGACCTGAACCTGCCCGACGGCGACGGCCTGGATCTGGTGCAGGCGCTGCGGCAGTACGCCAGCACGCCGGTGCTGGTGCTCTCGGCCAGAAGCGGCGTGCAGGAGCGGGTCGCGGGCCTGAACGCGGGCGCCGACGACTACCTCACCAAGCCCTTCGCGATGCCGGAACTCGACGCGCGCATCACGGCCCTGCTGCGCCGCACCGCCGCCGGGACGGGCGTGAACCTGGGCAACACCAGCCTCTCGACCAGCAGCCTGCTCCTCACCGTGAACGACAAGAACGTGAACCTCACCGAGCACGAGGCGCGCATTCTGGAACTGATGATGCGCACGCCCGAGCGGGTCTTCTCGCGTGCGGACATCGAGGCGCACCTGTACGGCTGGGAGACGCCGAACAGCAACAGCGTCGAGGTGCGGATTTCCCAGCTCCGCAAGAAGCTGGAGCAGGCGGGCAGCGACCTGCGGATTCGGACCATCCGCAATGTCGGATATGTGCTGCAAACGTAAGACTGCCCGAACTACACTCCGGCCATGACCCCGACCGCCGCCCCCCCTGCGCCCGCCCGCCGGGGTGGGCCGCGCCGCTTTGGCGGGACTGTCCCGGAGGCCGCGTGAGAAGCGCGCGGGTCGCCTGGCGGCACAGCCTGCGCTTCCGGCTGGCGCTGGTGTATACGCTGGTGGCGCTGGCCCTGATCAGCATGATCGGCCTGGGCGTGATGACGCTGCTGCTGCGCCAGATGGATTCCCAGTTCCAGACCCGGCTGAATGAGCGTGCGGACACGCTGGCGGAAGCCTTTCTGGGAGGCGGGCAGAACCTCGGGAAGTCGCCGGGCGGCGCGGGCACCTACACCATGATCATCGACGAAAAGGGCCAGGTGCTGGCCGCCACCCCCAGCCTGCGCCAGTACGAGAAGGCCCCCTTTCCCTTCGCGGGACAGGCGGAGGTGCAGCTCAACGGGTCGCCCGCCCGCACCGCGACCCGCAAGCTGGGCGACTTCGGCACGCTGTGGATGGCGCTGCCCGAAGACGCCCTGGTCGACGCCCGCCAGAGCGCCACCCGCGCCCTGCTGCTGGCCCTGCTGGTCACGCCGGTCCTGATGCTGATCGCGGGCTGGTGGGTGGGCCGCCGCGCCCTGGCCGACCTGGGCGCCGCCGCCGACCTCGCCGACCGCATCGACCCCACCCGCAGCGTTGCCACCCTGCCCCTCCCAGCCCGCGAGGACGAGGTCCACCGCCTGCTCGCGGCGCTGAACCGGCTGCTGGTCCGCATCGAGGCGGTGCAGGCCCGCGAGAAGCAGCTCCTGGGGCAGATCGTCCACGAACTCGGCGCGCCGCTGACCGTCCTGAAGGCCAGCCTGACCCGCGCCAGCGAACGCACCCACGATCCCGAGGTCATGCGGGCCGCCCTGGTCGCCGACGAGCTGACCTTTACCGCCCAGGACCTGATGCAACTGGCCCGCGGCCACCTGGAGATGAAGGTGGCGTGGCACTTCATTCCCGCCATGGCGCTGCGTGGGCGGCTCGACCGGCTGGTGCCGGGCACGGGCTTCGCGGGCGACTGGGGCGGCATGCTGCTGTGCGACCCCGACCGGCTGACCCAGGCGCTGCGCAACCTGCTCGCCAACGCGCGCCGCGCCGCCGGGCCGGACGGCACCGTCACCCTGAGCCTGACCGAAACGTCCGACCACGTGACCTTTACGGTGAGGGACAGCGGTCCCGGCCTGCCCGCCGAACTCGGGGAGCGTATCTTCGAGCCATTTATCAGCGGGAGCGGCAGCAGCGGCCTGGGCCTGAGCGTGGCGCGGCAGATCGCCCGGCTGCACGGCGGCGCCCTGACGGCGGGCAACGCGGCGGAAGGCGGCGCCGAGTTCGTCCTGACCCTCCCCGGCGCGGCCCTCGGCGACGACGAGGAAGAGGCGGCCCCGGCAGAAGCGGCCCCGAGCGCCTGACCCGCCCGCTATCCTGCCCGCGTGACCCTCACGACCGATCAGGCCGAACTGCACGCGCTGCTCACCCTGCGCTTCACGCCCGGCCTGGGTCCCCGGCGGACCGAGAACCTGCGGCGGCACTTCGGCAGCGCGGAGGCGGCCCTGAAAGCCCCGCTCACCGCCCTGCGGGACGTGCCGGGTCTGGACAGCAGATCGGTGGCGGGGATCGGCACGGCCAAACCGCGCGAGCAGGCGGAAGCCGAACTCGGCAAGGCGCGGCAGGAGGGCGTCACGCTGCTCGGACGCGGCCTCCCCGGCTATCCCCCCGCCCTCGAAGCCCTGGACGACCCGCCCCCGGTGCTCTGGGTCCAGGGTAACCTCCCCGACCTGGCGGTCGTGCCGCGTGCGGTCGGGATCGTGGGCACGCGCGGGGCCAGTCCCCACGCCCTCAGCCTGACGCGGACGCTGGCGGCGGACCTGGCGCGGGCCGGGGTGGTCGTCGTCAGCGGCCTGGCACGGGGCGTGGACACCGCCGCCCACGAGGCGAGCGTGGAGGCCGGAGGCGTCAGCGTGGGGGTACTGGGCAGCGCCGTGAACGTCATCTACCCCGGCGAGAATGTCGGCCTCGCGCGCCGCCTGACCCTGGTCAGCGAGTATCCGCTGGGCACCGGCCCCGCGCAGCATCACTTCCCGACGCGCAACCGCCTGATCGCGGCCCTCTCGTCGGCCACGGTGGTCGTGGAAGGCGAGCTGAGAAGCGGGAGCCTCATCACGGCCACGCACGCGCTCGAATGCGGCCGCACCGTCTTTGCCGTGCCGGGCCGCGCCGGGGACCCCCGCGCCGCCGGGCCGCACCGCCTGCTGCGCGAGGGCGCCGTGCTGACCGAGACGGCGCAGGACATCCTGAACGAGCTGGGCTGGGGAGACGCGCCCGCCGCGCCCACCCCCGACCTTCCCCCCGAGCAGGCCCGCACCTACGCCGCCCTGACCACGCCCGCCACCCTGGATGACCTGCAAGCGGCGACCGGCCTCGCGCTGCCTGACCTCCAGACCGCGCTGGTGATGTTGCAGCTCCTGGGGCTGGCGGAGGAGGTCGGCGGACGCTGGACGCGGCGGTAGGGGAGGGGAGAGGCCGGGACGCCCCACCAGAAAGGACCTGTCCCCTCCTCACGCGGGCTGTACAGAGATCACGCCGCTGAAGAATGGCGGCCAGCAACGGCTGCTCAGGGCTACAGGTCGCTGGTGTCGGTGGCCGCGTCACGGGCACCGGTCGGCATCCCGTCCCTGAACATCCGGTTCATGCCTTCCGCAGCCTCACGGTCCGCCTGATCTGGACCTTCGCCTTCCGCGCTGGCCTGGCTCTCCGACCAGGTTTCGCCCACGTCATACGTTTCGGTCCTGGCACCAGCAGCGGAGACGCCGTCGATGCCCCCCGCCTCCCCCGGCGCGCCCGCCTGCCCGGGAGTGTCCTCAGTGATCCCCCGCAGGCCTCCCGTGGCCGTCACTCCGTCGTCGGTCATGGCTCCCCCTTTCGGCATCAGCATAGGAACGGCGGACGCCGGGCGGTCTGAGGAGGGATGAAGGCCCTTTCACCGCGCCGCAGCTCCCCGGTGGAGGCCGGGCTGCTCAGGCGTGCTGCGGCCCATAATCCTTCTCCACGTCCACACGCGGCGGGCCGGGCAGGGTGACGCCTTCCCGCGCCTCCTCCAGCAACTCCGCCAAAAGCACCCGCAACCCCACCGTGAGTATCCCGCCCTCCCCGGCCACGCCGTCCGAGGCAGGATCGAGGGTCAAGCTCCACCCCCCGCCCGGCCAGGCCACCCGGGCAACCAGCCTCTCACCCCGGCCCAGCGCGGCGACCTCCAGATCATCGAGCCGGACGCGGACCCTGCCGGACGTGAAACGCACCTTCATGTGGGCAGTCTAGGCGCGTGGGATGCTGCGGCATGACCGAGCGCAATTTGAAGGGGGCGAGCCTGAAGGTGCTGGTGCTGGGCGGAACGCAGTTCGTGGGACGGCACATCGTGGAGGCGCTGCTGGGAGCCGGGCACCGGGTCAGCGTGCTGACGCGCGGGCGCACGCCTGACGAACTGCCGGGGAGCGTGGAGCGCCTGAAAGGGGACCGCGACGAGGGGAAAGCGGGCCTTGCCGCCCTGGAGGGCCGCACCTGGGATGCCTGCGTGGACGTGAGCGGCTACACACCCCGGCAGGTGCGCGTGAGTGCCGAGCTGCTGCGGGACGCCGTCCAACGCTACGTCTTCATCAGCACCGGCAGCGTGTACGCCGAGCAGCACCGTCACCCCATCCGCGAGGACGACCCCCTGCTTCCGGAAGCCGCCGAGGACGTGACCGAGGTGACCGGTGAGACGTACGGGCCGCTCAAGGTCACCTGCGAGCGCATCGTGGAGGAGGTCTACGGCGAGCGGGCCACCATCCTGCGCCCGCAGATCGTGGCGGGGCCGTATGACCCGACCGGGCGTTACACGTACTGGATCGACCGCGTGGCCGCAGGTGGAGATTTCCTCGCCCCGGGCGACGGCTCGGACTACGTGCAGGTGATCGACGCCCGCGACCTCGCCCGCTTTGTCGTGACCGTGCTGGAGGAGGATATTCCCGGCGTGTTCAATCTGGCCGGGCCGCGCCTGAGCTGGCGCGAATTCGTTGATGTCGCGCGGGAAGCGACCGGAGCGGACGCCCGGCCTGTCTGGGTGGACGCGGACACGCTGGAAGCGCAGGACGTGGGCTGGCGCGAGCTGCCCGTCTGGTTGCCGGTGGACAGCGAGCAGGGTGGCCTGATGGACATGAGCAGCGAGCGGACGCGGGCGGCGGGCCTGACCCTCAGCGATCCGCTGACCACCGCGCGCGACACCCGGACCTGGAGTGCGGGCCGCCCCCAGAAAACCTTCCTGACCCGTGAGCGCGAGGCGGAGGTGCTGGCCGCGCGGGAAGAACAGTGAGGCCATGAACACCGGCCTGAGCCTGATCTGGGGGCGCACGGTCAACATCGCGCACAGCGTCGTTGCGGCGCTGCCGAACGTGCTGCTGGCACTGGTGATCTTCGGGCTGTTCTGGCTGCTGGCGCAGGCGCTCAAGCGGCTGCTGCGGCGGGTGCTGCTGGACACCGGACAGTCAGCCAACGTGGCGCGGTCCCTCGGGCGGGTGCTGAGCGGCGCCGTCCTCACGCTGGGGGTGCTGGTGGCCGCGACGGTCATCTTTCCCGGCCTGAATGCCGCCACGCTCCTCAGCACGCTGGGCTTCGGCAGCGTCGCCATCGGGTTCGCGTTTCAGGACATCTTCCAGAACCTGCTGGCGGGCCTGCTGATCCTGATCACGCGGCCCTTCCATATCGGGGACCAGATCATCAGCGGTGATACCGAGGGCACCGTGGAGGACATCCAGATTCGCGCGACCATCGTCCGCACCTACGACAACCGCAAGGTCGTGATTCCCAACAGCGAGCTCTACACCAGCCGCGTGACCGTCAACACCGCTTACGACAAACGGCGGATGAGCGTGCCCCTCACGTTGCCCTACGGCCCGCAGGTCGCCAAGGCGCGGGAGGTGATCGCGAAGGCGGTGGGCAGCGTGGAGGGCGTGGAGCAGGAACCGGCGCCCGCCGTCGTCATCACTGACCTCACCTCGGGCGGGGTGGCGGTCAACCTGTGGTACTGGGTGGCCCCGCCGCAGCGCCGGGAAGTGGCCGTCACGACCGACGAGGTGCTGACAGCGGTGAATGCCGCCCTGCAAGACACGGGGGTGAACATCAGCCCGCCGCAGGGCGTGGCCGTCACCCTGGACCCGGGGCAGAGCAAGCCGCTGCGCGTGCAGGTGGAGGGTGAGGCAGGCCCGCCGCCGCCCACCCCCTCGCCGCAGGACAGGCCCCGGCAGGAATGAGGCGCCGTTCTCTCTCCTCCCCCTGGAGAGAGAACGGGAGCGTGGGGTATGCTGGCCGCGCAAGATCGAGCGGCCCGAATGAAG
The window above is part of the Deinococcus metallilatus genome. Proteins encoded here:
- a CDS encoding thiamine pyrophosphate-dependent dehydrogenase E1 component subunit alpha; translation: MIQPFTSDPLQWVAEDGRPIRELPARFTPGVLRDLYREMVRAREFDKKLVTLLRQGRTTFYAQASGMEATQVGLARSIRAGHDWVWPYYRDHALALALGVPMLDLVSQCLGTNSDLCRGRQMPHHFGAARQNLVSISSSIASQVPPAAGNAMAQKYLGVDEITVCTFGDGATSEGDWHAGMNMAGAAQAPCLFVCENNQWAISTNLRAQTASENIHIKAKAYGMPGYYVDGNDIVAVIEVLSQVAEQVRAGNGPALVECLTYRIGSHSNADADAEKNYRTREEVNAWLARDPIVRVERLLDHLGAPVSAEERADLISAAHREVDEAVLKAEASGQPDWRIMFEDVYADLPVHLREQAAFLRAEQEGVQA
- a CDS encoding alpha-ketoacid dehydrogenase subunit beta; the protein is MTATQSKPAASGSAGETRTLTLIQAITEAMQEELARDERVVVFGEDVGARGGVFLATAGLQEQFGQKRVFDTPLSEASIVGAAVGMAVRGLRPIAEIQFADYMGPGFDQIISQAAKIRYRSGGQFSAPLVIRTPSGGGVKGGHHHSQSPESYFTHTPGLKVVMPSTPYDAKGLLKAAVRGGDPVIYFEPKRLYRAVKGQVPTHDYTVELGKGAVRREGTDLTIIGYGGVMPDAEKAAQALAAEGVQAEVIDLRSLVPWDRDLVLTSVAKTGRAVLVSEAPRTSNFMGEVAYVIQEHLFDQLLAPVMQVAGFDTPYPYVQDKVYLPGANRIAAACVRALNY
- a CDS encoding dihydrolipoamide acetyltransferase family protein; the encoded protein is MKEVLLPELAESVVEGEILKWLVQEGETVALEQPLCEVMTDKVTVELPSPFAGVLERRLAQEGDVVAVHAPIALIAEPGEAARGGGESVHNAAASTAPSATQAIQETGENPTTTDATLPTQAAEEREQVGGSIVEAGHAAAKSDDDASLFKAFSSDETVKVQGLGTRGASSGGTAVLTRPAQTSAPVRPDGRVLAVPAARQLARELGVELAQVQGSGPNGRVRVQDVLAHQQGQQAAPTPAPQAAPVSPEPQPTPAPAARGAGGMPVPPVQYRTPKGYEHLEDRVPLRGMRRAISNQMQASHLYTVRTLTVDEVNLDKLVAFRSRVKDEALAAGVKLSYLPFIFKAVAVALRKYPSLNSSFDEATGDIVMKRYFNIGMAVATDAGLTVPVLRDVNRKSIFELAREVSDLAARAQAGKLTPDELAGSTFSVTNIGSIGALFSFPIINVPDAAILGVHSIQKRPIVNEQGEIVAAHMMYLSLSFDHRLVDGAEAARFCKEVIRMLENPDRLMLEAM
- a CDS encoding response regulator transcription factor, whose protein sequence is MLAQILVVEDDPHLGPLLKDYLSADYQVQHAATLRDAQAWLGTHSPQLILLDLNLPDGDGLDLVQALRQYASTPVLVLSARSGVQERVAGLNAGADDYLTKPFAMPELDARITALLRRTAAGTGVNLGNTSLSTSSLLLTVNDKNVNLTEHEARILELMMRTPERVFSRADIEAHLYGWETPNSNSVEVRISQLRKKLEQAGSDLRIRTIRNVGYVLQT
- a CDS encoding sensor histidine kinase, which codes for MRSARVAWRHSLRFRLALVYTLVALALISMIGLGVMTLLLRQMDSQFQTRLNERADTLAEAFLGGGQNLGKSPGGAGTYTMIIDEKGQVLAATPSLRQYEKAPFPFAGQAEVQLNGSPARTATRKLGDFGTLWMALPEDALVDARQSATRALLLALLVTPVLMLIAGWWVGRRALADLGAAADLADRIDPTRSVATLPLPAREDEVHRLLAALNRLLVRIEAVQAREKQLLGQIVHELGAPLTVLKASLTRASERTHDPEVMRAALVADELTFTAQDLMQLARGHLEMKVAWHFIPAMALRGRLDRLVPGTGFAGDWGGMLLCDPDRLTQALRNLLANARRAAGPDGTVTLSLTETSDHVTFTVRDSGPGLPAELGERIFEPFISGSGSSGLGLSVARQIARLHGGALTAGNAAEGGAEFVLTLPGAALGDDEEEAAPAEAAPSA
- the dprA gene encoding DNA-processing protein DprA, encoding MTLTTDQAELHALLTLRFTPGLGPRRTENLRRHFGSAEAALKAPLTALRDVPGLDSRSVAGIGTAKPREQAEAELGKARQEGVTLLGRGLPGYPPALEALDDPPPVLWVQGNLPDLAVVPRAVGIVGTRGASPHALSLTRTLAADLARAGVVVVSGLARGVDTAAHEASVEAGGVSVGVLGSAVNVIYPGENVGLARRLTLVSEYPLGTGPAQHHFPTRNRLIAALSSATVVVEGELRSGSLITATHALECGRTVFAVPGRAGDPRAAGPHRLLREGAVLTETAQDILNELGWGDAPAAPTPDLPPEQARTYAALTTPATLDDLQAATGLALPDLQTALVMLQLLGLAEEVGGRWTRR
- a CDS encoding SDR family oxidoreductase, with the protein product MTERNLKGASLKVLVLGGTQFVGRHIVEALLGAGHRVSVLTRGRTPDELPGSVERLKGDRDEGKAGLAALEGRTWDACVDVSGYTPRQVRVSAELLRDAVQRYVFISTGSVYAEQHRHPIREDDPLLPEAAEDVTEVTGETYGPLKVTCERIVEEVYGERATILRPQIVAGPYDPTGRYTYWIDRVAAGGDFLAPGDGSDYVQVIDARDLARFVVTVLEEDIPGVFNLAGPRLSWREFVDVAREATGADARPVWVDADTLEAQDVGWRELPVWLPVDSEQGGLMDMSSERTRAAGLTLSDPLTTARDTRTWSAGRPQKTFLTREREAEVLAAREEQ
- a CDS encoding mechanosensitive ion channel family protein, producing the protein MNTGLSLIWGRTVNIAHSVVAALPNVLLALVIFGLFWLLAQALKRLLRRVLLDTGQSANVARSLGRVLSGAVLTLGVLVAATVIFPGLNAATLLSTLGFGSVAIGFAFQDIFQNLLAGLLILITRPFHIGDQIISGDTEGTVEDIQIRATIVRTYDNRKVVIPNSELYTSRVTVNTAYDKRRMSVPLTLPYGPQVAKAREVIAKAVGSVEGVEQEPAPAVVITDLTSGGVAVNLWYWVAPPQRREVAVTTDEVLTAVNAALQDTGVNISPPQGVAVTLDPGQSKPLRVQVEGEAGPPPPTPSPQDRPRQE